The following proteins come from a genomic window of Lolium rigidum isolate FL_2022 chromosome 5, APGP_CSIRO_Lrig_0.1, whole genome shotgun sequence:
- the LOC124657912 gene encoding protein LURP-one-related 8-like yields the protein MCPLLPGTSRQANMSRIHPSDRRGDHGARRAASAARPGQEQPAVYTVWKRSSMGFQGTDGFSVYDAAGRLAFRVDNYARRPKAFAGELLLMDGRGAPLLSLRPQIFSLHDRWNCYRVAPEEDCPDSTDGSSTAPQPATQQQLFTMSKCAALQSTDDAEVFMSSASTTSGRGCRAHPSPPPGFRVEGCFSRRSCKITGSDGHEAARICKKKSGASSTVASRPVSLGDDVFSLVVRPGVDAATVMAIVVVMDRICRKPYAPMACSSQ from the exons ATGTGCCCGCTGCTCCCTGGTACTAGCAGACAAGCCAACATGAGCAGGATCCACCCTTCCGATCGCCGCGGCGACCATGGTGCCCGGCGTGCCGCGTCGGCGGCGAGGCCAGGTCAGGAGCAGCCGGCGGTGTACACTGTGTGGAAGAGGTCCAGCATGGGGTTCCAGGGCACCGACGGCTTCTCCGTCTACGACGCCGCCGGGAGGCTCGCCTTCCGCGTCGACAACTACGCCCGCCGCCCCAAGGCCTTCGCCGGCGAGCTTCTGCTCATGGACGGCCGTGGTGCCCCTCTCCTGTCCCTCAGGCCGCAG ATTTTTAGTCTGCACGACCGATGGAACTGTTACAGAGTTGCACCAGAAGAAGACTGCCCGGACAGCACGGACGGGAGCTCCACCGCGCCGCAGCCGGCAACGCAGCAGCAGCTCTTCACGATGAGTAAGTGTGCGGCTTTGCAGAGCACCGACGACGCGGAGGTCTTCATGTCATCGGCCTCGACGACATCAGGGCGTGGCTGCCGGGCCCACCCTTCTCCACCTCCCGGCTTCCGTGTGGAGGGCTGCTTCTCCAGGAGGAGCTGCAAGATCACCGGGAGCGacggccacgaggcggcgcggataTGCAAGAAGAAATCCGGCGCGTCGTCTACGGTGGCGTCCAGGCCGGTCTCGCTCGGCGACGACGTGTTCAGCCTGGTCGTTCGGCCGGGCGTGGACGCCGCGACGGTCATGGCTATCGTTGTCGTCATGGACCGGATCTGCCGGAAGCCGTACGCGCCGATGGCCTGCTCTTCGCAGTAG